The following DNA comes from Winogradskyella sp. PG-2.
TTGCAGATGCATAGTCTGTTGTGATTGGTAATTGCGGAAAAGCTTTACCTGCATAAGCAATAATACCTACACGATCACTAGCTAAACTATTTATAATTTGCGTAACTAATTGTTTAGATTTTTCCAATCGATTTGGAGCAATATCTTCTGCCAACATACTTTTAGAAACATCTACTGCAAAAACAATATCTACACCTTGGCTACGAACGGTTTCTAGCTTAGTCCCTATTTTTGGATTCACTAGTGCTAATGATAAACAAGCAAAAGCACCACACAAAACCAATATCTTTAATATACTTTTAAAAAATGATTGATTAGGACTTAATCGTTTTAATAAACCACTATCCGCAAACTTTTTCTGAGCTGAACGCCTCCATATCTGAAGAAATAAAAACAACAGAATAATTACTGGGATAACCAGTAAAGTCCAAAACCATATTTTTTCATCGAGTCTAAACAAAGCTTCTAAATATTGTATTTCTTAATAGTAATTCAATTAACAAAAGTAAACCAGCTAGTAACACTATAGGTCTGTATTTTTCTTCGTAATTGTAATACTTTTTTTCTTCTATTTCTGTTTTTTCGAGTTTATTAATCTCGTCATATATTTCAGCTAACTTTTTATTATTAGTCGCCCTAAAGTATTTTCCATTAGTCACTTCTGCAATCTCCTTGAGTAAATCCTCATCAATTTCTACTTGGGAGCGTCCATATATAAATGATCCATTAGGGTTTTGACGAACTGGTGATAGTGCCATTCCATTAGTACCCAAGCCTATAGTGTAAACTTTAACACCATACTCTACAGCTAATTCGCTAGCAATTTTAGGATCAATAAACCCTGAATTATTAACACCATCAGTTAACAGAATAATTACTTTACTTTTTGCTCTACTATCTTTTAAGCGATTTACAGAAGTGGCTAGTCCCATTCCTATTGCTGTACCTCCTTCTATAATGGTATTATATTTTATATCTCTAAGTGAGCGCTGTACTATAGATTTATCACTGGTAATTGGTGTTTTTGTATAAGCCTCACCTGCATATTCCACTAAACCAATACGATCATTAGGGCGACCATCTATAAAATCTGCAGCAACTTTCTTTAAAGCTTCTAGTCTATTTGGAAGCAAGTCTTTAGCAAGCATACTTGCAGAAACATCAATAGACATAACAATATCAATTCCTCGGGTTGTTTTAGTTTTTGTAGACACATCAACTGTTCTTGGTCTCGCTAAAGCAGTTATTAATAAACCTAAAGCAATTAATCGCAATGCAAAAAGTAAGTGTCTTAATTTAGACCAAATTGATGATGCTGTTTTAAAGCCTTTAATACTAGATATTTTAAGCTCAGCCGTTTGCTTTTTATGCTTAAAGACATACCAAACTATTGCTATTGGTAAAAACAATAGCAGCCAGAATAATTCTTTATTTAAAAATTCTATGTTCTCAAACATCATTCTTGGTCTTCAACTAATTCGTCTGGTTTAAGTTCTATTGAATCTATAATACGTTGCACCATATCATCTGCATAATCATCATCTTGTGGCCATGTAAGTATCACTTGCTGTAACACATTTTCATTAGAAAACATAAATAATGCATATTCAGCTTTCATAACGTGGTCTGTATTTGGCACTTTTATATTTAATGTTCCAAAAGTTTTTAATCCTTCTGCAGCATTTGGTGTAATGAATTGATCCCTTTTAACGGTAATATCAGTAGCACCTTTGGATTCAAAACCTTGAATACTACCTTCGGATATTTTTAATAAGTCAAAGGTTGGGTTTTCAGTCTCCTTTGTTTGGGCTTCTTGCTTAGGCACGTTTAAAGTAGTAGTATTAACAGCTATGCTGAATATATCTAACATTGAACCATACATAAAGGTTGTCATTGTCATTTGTTCTTCAGCGCCTTCAGGAATTGGAGAATCAACACGTTTTAAAACTCTTGGAGTTTCAATATAAACTGGCGGAAAACCATATGCACTTTCTACCCAATTACCTTCTAACAGTTCTTTACTTTCATGGCCAATTATTGTATCCTTTACATAATTAAAGCCATATTTTATACCAAAGCCAACAAGAGTGGCAATAATAAGGAACAAGGAAATAGCAACAGTTAGAATGATCTTTCTTCTCTTCTTTTTACGCTCTTGTTCTTCTCTGTATTGTTGGTCTAGTAATTTTTCTTCTTCGGACGGTTCTGGTAAACTTTCCTTTACATGATCTATTTCTTTATCTATAGTAGTTTTATCCATTTCAGCAAGTGCTGTATCTGGAGCAGATTTTGCGAACTTCACCAAATCGGCACGTTTTAAAATAGATTCAAGATTTTTAATAGTGTCTTTTGAAAGGTCAATTTGATTACCATCTTTTAATAGTTGAAGTCTAGAAATTAACTCGTCTGTTGTACTTTCTAAAGCCCGATCATAAACTTTCTCATCCAAATATTTTCTAATAATAAAGGTCAATTCGGAATAATAATCTTTGACTTCTGCACGTATTAGATATTGACTTTCATCTAATTTCTGTAATGCTAATTTTGCACGATCATAAGGTGCTAATAATGCAATCTCCTCTTCTTCAGTCAATGGTTTCTTTCTCCATATAAACCAATATAATAAGAATGCTACAAATGCTATAGCTGCAAGAATTCCGAGTAACCATTTCCACCAATTACCTCCTGTTTTTTCAACTTCAATGATTGGTTTTATATCATATAGCTTTTGCTTAGTCGTATCTACTTTAATTGTATTTACATCTACACGTAATGAATCTGTGAAAAATGGTTTGTCACCAATAATTACTTTTTGTCTAGGTATGGTATATGAGCCTGAATCGAATTGTGTCAGTTTATATATTCTCGACAAAAGAAATTTCGCGTCCTTTTTTGTGGTATCAATTTTTAAAGCCTCAACTGATTCTAATGGCATAAACGTTTGCCCTTCAGGAAAAACTACTAAGGCAGACGAATCTACTTCTACTTTAATCTTATAGTTAATTTGTTCGCCTATTCTAATTTTTGTAGTATCAACTTCAGTTTTAACTTGTGAAAAAGAAAACAAAGAATATAGAACAAAGCACAAACACAAAGCCAACTTTTTGACTTTGCTATTATCCCAATCCATAATTCGTAATTCGTAATTCATCATGTATTTATCCTCTTCTTTTGAAATAACCCAATAGCTTCTTTACATAACTTTCATCAACACGACAATCAATTGTGCCTGCTCCTGATTTTGTAAATGTGTCTTTAAAGTAGTCCACTTTTTCATTGTAATACTTACTATAATTATGTCTTACTTTTTTAGATGATGTGTTTACTAACATTAACTCACCAGATTCCTCGTCTTCCATTTGTACCATACCTATGTTTGGAATAGCTTCCTCATGTTTATCGTAAATTCTTATCCCAGTAATATCATGACGTCCTGCTGCAATTTTTAAATTTTGCTTGTAGTCATCTGCTATAAAATCGGATAACACAAAAACAATAGCCTTCTTTTTCATCACATTAGATAAAAATTTAAAGGATTCAGCAATATTAGTGTTTTTACTTTTTGGTTTGAATTCTAATAACTCTCTTATAATTCTTAAGACATGTGAACGTCCTTTCTTTGGAGGAATATAAAGTTCTATCTCATCTGAGAACAAAATCAACCCTATTTTATCATTATTCTGCGTTGCAGAAAAAGCTAATGTTGCAGCTATTTCAGTAACAATCTCGTCTTTAAACTGATTTTTTGTTCCAAATAGTTTACTGCCAGAAACATCAGCCATAAGCATCATGGTTAACTCGCGTTCTTCTTCAAAAACTTTAATGTAAGGTTCTCTAAAACGTGCAGTCACATTCCAATCAATATTTCTTACATCATCACCATATTGGTATTGACGAACTTCAGAAAAAGTCATACCACGGCCTTTGAAGGTTGAATGATATTCTCCTCCAAATATATGGTCAGACAAACGACGTGTCTTAATCTCTATTTTTCGTACTTTTTTTAGAAGTTCTTTAGTATCCATTTCTCAATTTTCGATTGAAGATTGTTGATTTACGATTTTTTGAAATCGTCATTCGTTATTCTCAAATCTTAAATTCTAAGGCACCTCGATTTCGTTTACAATCTTGTTTATAATGTCTTCTGAAGTGACATTCTCTGC
Coding sequences within:
- a CDS encoding DUF58 domain-containing protein codes for the protein MDTKELLKKVRKIEIKTRRLSDHIFGGEYHSTFKGRGMTFSEVRQYQYGDDVRNIDWNVTARFREPYIKVFEEERELTMMLMADVSGSKLFGTKNQFKDEIVTEIAATLAFSATQNNDKIGLILFSDEIELYIPPKKGRSHVLRIIRELLEFKPKSKNTNIAESFKFLSNVMKKKAIVFVLSDFIADDYKQNLKIAAGRHDITGIRIYDKHEEAIPNIGMVQMEDEESGELMLVNTSSKKVRHNYSKYYNEKVDYFKDTFTKSGAGTIDCRVDESYVKKLLGYFKRRG
- a CDS encoding vWA domain-containing protein encodes the protein MFENIEFLNKELFWLLLFLPIAIVWYVFKHKKQTAELKISSIKGFKTASSIWSKLRHLLFALRLIALGLLITALARPRTVDVSTKTKTTRGIDIVMSIDVSASMLAKDLLPNRLEALKKVAADFIDGRPNDRIGLVEYAGEAYTKTPITSDKSIVQRSLRDIKYNTIIEGGTAIGMGLATSVNRLKDSRAKSKVIILLTDGVNNSGFIDPKIASELAVEYGVKVYTIGLGTNGMALSPVRQNPNGSFIYGRSQVEIDEDLLKEIAEVTNGKYFRATNNKKLAEIYDEINKLEKTEIEEKKYYNYEEKYRPIVLLAGLLLLIELLLRNTIFRSFV